In Actinoplanes derwentensis, the following proteins share a genomic window:
- a CDS encoding type 1 glutamine amidotransferase, protein MGTALVIENDPSDDPRRLGEWLTEAGLELTVLRPHAGDELPETPEGFLALIVLGGDQHAYPDETGAPGASWFPALEGLLRKAVRHRVPTLGVCLGGQLLARANGGLVQLSEGGPEIGPGLVAKRDTADDDPLFKWVPLLPDVLQWHHDEITELPANAVLLAASSRFPVQAFRIGDRAWGLQFHIECDAAMIADWAGADADTLAELDYDPEAVVLATSAALADVEEVWQPFAQRFAELALGTLPDADIPNPTGRTLPILGQ, encoded by the coding sequence GTGGGTACCGCACTAGTCATCGAGAACGACCCGAGTGACGACCCCCGGCGGCTCGGGGAATGGCTGACCGAGGCCGGTCTGGAGCTGACCGTTCTCCGGCCGCACGCCGGGGACGAGCTTCCGGAGACCCCGGAGGGCTTCCTGGCGCTGATCGTGCTGGGAGGTGATCAGCACGCCTATCCCGACGAGACGGGCGCACCCGGCGCGTCCTGGTTCCCGGCGCTGGAGGGGCTGCTGCGCAAGGCGGTCCGGCACCGGGTGCCGACCCTCGGTGTCTGCCTCGGCGGCCAGCTGCTGGCCCGGGCGAACGGCGGCCTGGTCCAGCTCAGCGAGGGCGGCCCGGAGATCGGCCCCGGCCTGGTCGCCAAACGGGACACCGCCGACGACGACCCGCTGTTCAAGTGGGTGCCGCTGCTGCCCGACGTGCTCCAGTGGCACCACGACGAGATCACCGAGCTGCCGGCGAACGCGGTGCTGCTCGCCGCCTCGTCGCGGTTCCCGGTCCAGGCGTTCCGGATCGGTGACCGGGCCTGGGGACTCCAGTTCCACATCGAGTGCGACGCCGCGATGATCGCCGACTGGGCGGGTGCGGACGCCGACACGCTGGCCGAGCTGGACTACGACCCGGAGGCCGTGGTGCTGGCCACCTCGGCGGCGCTCGCCGACGTGGAGGAGGTGTGGCAGCCGTTCGCGCAGCGGTTCGCCGAGCTGGCCCTGGGCACGCTGCCGGACGCCGACATCCCGAACCCCACCGGCCGGACGCTGCCGATCCTGGGGCAGTGA
- a CDS encoding GNAT family N-acetyltransferase, translating into MTDIRLEPVTAANWRDCAALTVHPEQRDFVAEVAYYLCLCNYGDTWNPLAVVRGGEVAGFVMWGLDDDGSRWIGGVVVDGKHQRQGIGREVVRQLRERLIAEPGTPDVALSYQPANTAARDLYLSMGFVETGEVDDDEVIARWTPAR; encoded by the coding sequence ATGACCGACATCCGGCTCGAACCCGTCACCGCCGCCAACTGGCGTGACTGCGCAGCCCTCACCGTGCACCCCGAGCAGCGGGACTTCGTCGCGGAGGTGGCCTACTACCTCTGCCTGTGCAACTACGGCGACACCTGGAACCCGCTCGCCGTGGTGCGGGGCGGCGAGGTGGCCGGCTTCGTGATGTGGGGCCTGGACGACGACGGCAGCCGCTGGATCGGCGGGGTGGTCGTGGACGGGAAGCACCAGCGGCAGGGCATCGGCCGCGAGGTGGTCCGCCAGCTGCGGGAACGGCTGATCGCCGAACCCGGAACACCCGACGTGGCCCTGAGTTACCAGCCGGCCAACACCGCGGCCCGGGACCTCTACCTGTCGATGGGCTTCGTGGAGACCGGCGAGGTGGACGACGATGAGGTGATCGCCCGCTGGACGCCCGCCCGCTGA
- a CDS encoding VOC family protein, whose translation MAAINGIGWFQIGTDQPQEAERFYGGLFGWTFSEAAPNYRFVSTPDPDGPQGGIADTSGGGPNHAVFSVLVADVDATCAAAEAAGGKVLVNRTAGEGTRIAHLLDPAGNQFQIYQPPAS comes from the coding sequence ATGGCTGCGATCAACGGCATCGGCTGGTTCCAGATCGGCACCGACCAGCCGCAGGAGGCCGAGCGGTTCTACGGCGGGCTGTTCGGCTGGACCTTCAGCGAGGCCGCCCCGAACTACCGGTTCGTCAGCACCCCGGACCCGGACGGCCCGCAGGGCGGTATCGCCGACACCAGCGGCGGCGGCCCGAACCACGCGGTCTTCTCGGTGCTGGTCGCCGACGTCGACGCGACCTGCGCGGCGGCCGAGGCGGCCGGCGGAAAGGTGCTGGTCAACCGGACCGCCGGCGAGGGGACCCGGATCGCCCACCTGCTCGACCCGGCCGGCAACCAGTTCCAGATCTACCAACCGCCGGCTAGCTGA
- a CDS encoding helix-turn-helix transcriptional regulator, with translation MNRTDRLYALVEELRAVAPRPRSARWLAGRFEVSLRTVERDISALQQSGTPIYAETGRTGGYCLDRAHTLPPVNLTPEEAVAMALALRSMEGTPFRHPAASALRKLLAAMRPEDVAEARDLAGRIQLTGDTVPAELPRLSGGALPVGCVLRIGYADRHGRVTSRDIEPLGYVGARGRWYLIAWCRLRESVRVFRPDRIASVIPTRETVRPRTLAEVDLDLPHRLRPLTLS, from the coding sequence GTGAACCGCACCGATCGCCTCTACGCCCTCGTCGAGGAGTTACGGGCGGTGGCCCCGCGGCCGCGCAGCGCCCGCTGGCTCGCCGGCCGTTTCGAGGTGAGTCTGCGCACCGTCGAGCGGGACATCTCGGCGTTACAGCAGTCTGGTACCCCGATCTACGCGGAGACCGGCCGCACCGGTGGTTACTGCCTGGACCGGGCGCACACCCTGCCGCCGGTCAACCTGACTCCGGAGGAAGCGGTCGCGATGGCGCTCGCCCTGCGGAGCATGGAGGGCACGCCGTTCCGTCATCCGGCGGCGAGCGCGCTGCGTAAACTGCTCGCGGCGATGCGCCCGGAGGACGTGGCCGAGGCCCGCGACCTGGCCGGCCGGATCCAGCTCACCGGTGACACGGTGCCGGCCGAGCTGCCCCGGCTGTCCGGTGGCGCGCTCCCGGTGGGTTGCGTGCTCCGGATCGGTTACGCCGACCGGCACGGCCGGGTCACCTCACGCGACATCGAGCCGCTGGGTTACGTCGGGGCCCGCGGCCGGTGGTATCTGATCGCCTGGTGCCGGTTGCGCGAGTCGGTGCGGGTGTTCCGCCCGGACCGGATCGCCTCGGTGATTCCGACCCGGGAGACGGTCCGGCCGCGGACGCTGGCGGAGGTCGACCTCGACCTCCCCCACCGCCTGCGGCCGTTGACGCTCAGCTAG
- a CDS encoding DUF350 domain-containing protein has product MLEDLLEGAGRSIVFGAVGIGLMAVGFVLVDLLTPGKLRDLIWVEKNPNAALLLSANQLGIAAIVFTSIFTTWDSFGQGLVSTVLFGLIGIAIMGLAFLVLDWLTPGKLGEVICTQEKHPGALVSAASHFGAAIIVCACIA; this is encoded by the coding sequence GTGCTGGAGGATCTACTCGAGGGCGCCGGGCGCAGCATAGTGTTCGGGGCGGTCGGCATCGGGCTGATGGCGGTCGGATTCGTTCTGGTCGACCTGCTCACCCCGGGCAAACTGCGCGACCTGATCTGGGTCGAGAAGAACCCGAACGCCGCACTGCTGCTGTCGGCGAACCAGCTCGGTATCGCGGCGATCGTCTTCACCTCGATCTTCACGACCTGGGACTCGTTCGGTCAGGGCCTGGTGTCGACGGTGCTGTTCGGCCTGATCGGCATCGCGATCATGGGCCTGGCCTTCCTGGTGCTGGACTGGCTGACCCCGGGCAAGCTCGGCGAGGTCATCTGCACCCAGGAGAAACACCCGGGAGCACTGGTCAGCGCGGCCTCCCACTTCGGGGCGGCGATCATCGTCTGCGCCTGTATCGCGTAA
- a CDS encoding RNA polymerase sigma factor, translating into MVDAEDLDAVVIAAQSGDEEAFRLLYRTQQPALLRYLRVLVGEDAEDVASEAWLQIARDLRKFSGDGDGFRGWTATIARHRAMDLLRSQRRRPQAGVPVEFLTDLSAGDDTADRALELVTTDAAVAMIAALPPEQAEAVMLRVVVGLDAKSTGEILGRRAGAVRTAAYRGLRQLAARLGQPAHPPPEQRRSASWSGPVTTSAAPALKEMR; encoded by the coding sequence ATGGTGGACGCGGAGGACCTCGACGCCGTCGTGATCGCGGCGCAGTCGGGTGATGAGGAGGCGTTCCGCCTGCTCTACCGCACCCAGCAGCCGGCGCTGCTGCGCTACCTGCGGGTCCTGGTCGGGGAGGACGCCGAGGACGTCGCCTCCGAGGCCTGGTTGCAGATCGCCCGGGACCTGCGGAAGTTCTCCGGCGACGGGGACGGTTTCCGGGGCTGGACCGCGACGATCGCCCGGCACCGGGCCATGGATCTGCTGCGGTCCCAGCGGCGCCGCCCACAGGCCGGGGTGCCGGTCGAGTTCCTGACCGACTTGAGCGCCGGTGACGACACCGCCGACCGCGCTCTGGAGCTGGTGACCACCGACGCCGCGGTCGCGATGATCGCGGCACTGCCGCCGGAGCAGGCCGAGGCGGTGATGCTGCGGGTGGTGGTCGGCTTGGACGCGAAGAGCACCGGGGAGATCCTCGGACGGCGGGCGGGCGCCGTTCGTACCGCCGCTTATCGGGGTTTGCGACAACTCGCGGCCCGCCTGGGCCAACCCGCGCACCCCCCTCCTGAGCAGCGCCGATCCGCCTCGTGGAGCGGCCCGGTGACAACTTCGGCGGCGCCGGCGCTGAAGGAGATGAGATGA